A single Cyclopterus lumpus isolate fCycLum1 chromosome 3, fCycLum1.pri, whole genome shotgun sequence DNA region contains:
- the cenpf gene encoding centromere protein F isoform X1: MSWAVEEWKDGLPGKALLKIQEMEGQLDKVKKDRNQKQFQLDSLEAALQKQKQKADSERSETSALKRENQSLLESCDSLEKARQRVVHDLGVKEQQVSYLDGQLNSCRKTIERLEQELKKYKTELDRSQSAGSSSLSSSSSELQPYTTPQKSFPTTAPIAAYRQQDNRVDELQEKYSQEVEERKRLETELKVMQVKLLNQSSVTVSHKDIAARQAGSSIFPWQPQDQAHSRQSQDAMETPLKRRGTSLWEAHEETPIKTSQRMSSSRALQSPCGSSQQMEQLKNLNQELRGRVSELENNLSTQEKEIRNQASKLQELQTQLYQARKELTERDRDLAKTSHELSQATNGHQQVVAKCSSVEQKLKQVSEEMSCQRHNAESCKRALEQKLKEQERDSQKELAQLQTAHQALEQQLNQSRIKLTQEIQQSKNDYNVLQADMEKMGFQKSQMEKEVEERKQKLLRSEQSLQASQTKEQDLRKKMEELQKEKNSASVQLDQSSRLLSQLEEEKKSADQSFKRTQGLLDDLKAKSEGQADELKRLKTKLEQQAQASSRELEHLKKTFSDAEAKNDRNQSELQKQKQETENLTNKLTVKENELKELKSNLTASQNESKELKQEHQALLEWKKEKETLINETEAVQKDLTDKIGNLENSLISLNDANDNVTKQLLSVEGDKAGMSTHIDSLKGELLNKCTEFEERELQYKELQSTFSEVRQKHTKDLENVAVQVAQLGAQVKGLEFQLQKEIIRAEQAEKTNTELQDEHQAACDLARSKDQLIELGQAETRQLRESLAQATAQQEEQTTRLAEEKATLLKQCEESVSAKVDEKEQLTLQLEETKQELLLTKNQLSSADQFLKVQEQLRAELQKQIKTMSDNDEEHKKLHDKKSEELKQLEDELKDLQSHTQEQEKQFREAEAQILSLVKQKAELENAVQETKKEAENLQQAHTEKINNLLEQIASLEEELTASKDAAEKLPVLKNELAVVIQSHADLKKHLETLEASHFSMIEIKCTLENTLAEKINLIFTLEKEIKELTEKTMLDVENFLNKEKILKEKLEAAKKSVTAAKTESSSRREQIKTMKTTLSAASRGLEERDGSIKSLKEKLNKAEAEQVKTSDLLKEKMVAMNKIKVQLEMLQMDLEDNETVMNSFESKVEELKEALESLEAQLAHNQTQMFAMEARLEDSKAQVSVLETRLEEVQSQNSVLETQYVTAKEELMERSWEITRLEEDAVEQKQLEENVATLESKLGQTTEENIKLVTTLRQTIEDKDRNLNQLQEEKNNLETTLTQLRNEKEQVETEAIQVNAEKKQLEASLDKLSEENKQLQTNIQQLTQEKQKIDQMTVEKQEAESTLRQVMEQKAQIDIALNLINEEKCQIEAKLTELVINLNQVVEEKLQLVGNYKELTEENIKLHSSVNQITEEKLQLQEIIEKHEEEAASRKERLEGAHRERIQQFEAEQAELHQKLSGLQEELTVFKQQYDSLLEQVGQQHRLIQQLSESQGTHKVPADKISHMETQETDIGAEAAGHSDLEPALDTSINAECLPVKGQLSPTVAELGAPSHQSDEAFGETELVFKEDVVEQETVQQLDVERKERAAATMGGEEQHQQQPFDQFSENSSSPKDVLGSNPEIFNISLPSSSVGETRQLESSAAESFQEQDDLNHFTEIISKQELQTLRSEFELLSSDLTLRMELTSELEVQVQNLETKVHAAEEEAQGSANKLKIALEENKVVADQMAQQSEERETLSLQLQTAKFQLDDLMEMLGGLEMANGGWDEKFLQQESELRRVRSEKANLEQHILGMESELETLQGEKNKLGDEMEIRRKTCSSMEQQIQTITKETTQLRSELVSCTEERDDLNQSLGQWREKVHSLEKTNCDTRNLISILEDDIRAGRKEYEALQSRMEKLKTERQQLLEQMKSLEQAISQQSEERQELISQLDKLTTDHTSANHDSESMVGKIQALEGEVCRLSQSLESSLLEKAEIASRLNSTQDEVRQMRTGIEKLQVRIESDERKKKKMGELLKAAQRKSDSLQDRIDALEREKEDEEQSLEEAVLQAETAKDELEEERRKVAEEKRELREKLLELSAKLENLRSEKEHMERELETKNREIEELKAVKEELERGLERAEVDRREEDERQKCRVEELKKGMKEEAERLTSQMDDLQAQLLASRQREISLEQKSAETEGEKGQMQSVLVKMEKEKITLQSSLEECETVLRSQGEEWKKERNTLRTSIVALEEEMKKLETLIKAKEEAREMLEREANQRDATVQSILSVMVEKEQIKEENGRLAEEKEKLQSTLFSVEQDRDNLHCTLASVEEENERLKQERGMLADEKETLQSSLSLLEKEKYNMQQTLSSLKEEKKRIEEQKWMLDAEKQDLQSSLSLIEVEKNNLSSALSSLEQEKQQAEEEKKKVTEARETLQSTVASTEKELEASKVSAAQLSEQVSKLTSQVARQSKERDSALSKMGLWMKTCKQLEQEKQEMLNRSGDGKSSEAVQTEGNQLKMEAEKRTKEMEELNTALQQKSVEAEEKTMEVEELEAALDGRKKELEERNSELGMMKSELDELNKLLEEKSREADESVDKYCGLMVKVHKLEETNDALTTRLEQLTASHRVNEAKVPTSSTGDTRRRRSGRKSSSNHQEELDNNTENISPSTPQRSPQGSSSVKRGHRDISNKDSAQEALHNLTKKIKANAVTTPKPRTGQEDEFKPEGLPERVQRGFADIPLGEASPFIMRRTTVKRCSPRLAAKQTAHTPASDGTTLGSTSLRSPSNRKCVSPSDEDEPKTPEQKERQEDNCHVQ; the protein is encoded by the exons ATGAGCTGGGCggtggaggagtggaaggaTGGACTTCCAGGGAAAGCCCTGCTGAAGATCCAGGAGATGGAAGGCCAGCTGGACAAAGTGAAGAAGGACCGGAACCAGAAGCAGTTTCAGCTGGACTCCTTAGAGGCCGCCctgcaaaaacagaaacaaaag gCGGACAGTGAACGTTCTGAGACCTCTGCTTTGAAAAGGGAGAACCAGTCTTTACTAGAGTCCTGTGACTCTCTGGAGAAAGCCCGTCAAAGGGTTGTCCATGATCTCGGAGTCAAAGAGCAGCAG GTAAGCTATCTGGATGGCCAGCTTAACTCCTGTAGGAAGACCATAGAGCGACTGGAGCAGGAGCTGAAAAA GTACAAAACTGAACTGGATCGTTCGCAGTCTGCGGGCTCTTCCTCcttgtcgtcctcctcctctgagctTCAGCCCTACACTACCCCACAGAAAAGTTTCCCTACCACAGCTCCCATTGCAGCCTACAGACAGCAGg ATAACAGAGTAGATGAGCTTCAGGAGAAATACAGCCAGGAggtagaagaaagaaaaaggctgGAGACTGAACTCAAAGTCATGCAGGTCAAG CTGTTGAATCAGTCCTCGGTCACTGTAAGCCACAAGGACATTGCTGCCCGCCAAGCTGGATCTTCCATATTCCCATGGCAACCCCAGGATCAGGCCCACAGTCGCCAGTCTCAGGATGCAATGGAAACGCCTCTGAAGAGGCGGGGCACATCCCTATGGGAAGCCCATGAGGAGACACCCATTAAAACCAGCCAGCGGATGAGCTCTTCCAGAGCACTGCAGAGTCCCTGTGGGTCCTCTCAACAgatggagcagctgaagaaccTCAACCAAG AGCTGCGTGGCCGTGTGTCAGAACTGGAAAATAATCTTTCCACTCAGGAGAAGGAAATTCGTAACCAAGCCTCCAAGCTGCAGGAACTACAAACTCAACTGTACCAGGCCCGCAAAGAGCTGACTGAACGGGACAGAGACCTGGCCAAGACCAGCCACGAGCTGAGTCAGGCCACAAATGGACATCAGCAGGTTGTGGCCAAG TGTTCCTCAGTTGAGCAGAAGCTGAAACAAGTCTCGGAGGAGATGAGCTGTCAGAGGCACAATGCTGAGAGCTGCAAACGAGCCCTTGAGCAGAAACTCaaggagcaagagagagatAGTCAAAAG GAACTAGCCCAGCTGCAGACTGCTCACCAGGCTTTGGAACAGCAGCTGAACCAGAGCAGAATCAAGCTGACACAAGAGATTCAACAGTCCAAAAACGACTACAATGTACTGCAGGCTGACATGGAGAAG ATGGGCTTCCAGAAGAGTCAGATGgagaaggaggtagaggagcGGAAACAGAAATTGCTGAGGTCAGAGCAGAGCCTCCAGGCGAGCCAGACCAAAGAGCAGGACCTCCGCAAAAAAATGGAG GAGCTGCAGAAAGAGAAGAACAGTGCGTCTGTCCAGCTGGACCAGAGTAGCCGGCTTCTGAGTcagctggaggaagagaagaagagtgcAGACCAGAGTTTCAAACGCACCCAGGGATTACTAGATGACCTTAAAG CCAAATCAGAAGGACAGGCGGATGAGCTGAAGAGACTTAAGACTAAACTGGAGCAGCAGGCTCAGGCTTCGTCCCGGGAGCTGGAACACTTGAAGAAGACATTTTCTGATGCAGAGGCCAAAAATGACAG AAATCAGAGTGAActgcagaaacagaaacaagagaCAGAAAATCTGACCAACAAGTTGACGGTGAAAGAGAATGAGCTGAAAGAGCTGAAATCCAATCTCACAGCGAGTCAGAATGAGAGTAAGGAACTGAAACAAGAACATCAAGCTCTGCTGgagtggaagaaagaaaaggaaacctTGATTAATGAAACTGAGGCTGTGCAAAAAGACCTCACTGACAAAATTGGCAACTTGGAGAACAGCCTCATCTCGCTGAATGATGCTAATGATAATGTTACG AAGCAGCTCCTGAGTGTAGAGGGAGACAAGGCCGGCATGTCTACTCACATTGATTCCTTGAAGGGAGAACTCCTCAACAAGTGCACAGAGTTTGAAGAGAGGGAGCTTCAGTACAAGGAGCTCCAGTCTACATTCTCCGAGGTCAGACAGAAGCACACCAAAGACCTGGAGAATGTTGCGGTGCAAGTGGCTCAGCTTGGGGCAcag GTCAAAGGTCTGGAGTTCCAGTTGCAAAAGGAAATTATTCGAGCAGAGCAGGCCGAGAAGACCAACACCGAGCTGCAGGACGAGCACCAGGCAGCCTGCGACCTGGCTCGCTCCAAAGACCAGCTCATCGAGTTGGGCCAAGCGGAGACCAGGCAGCTAAGGGAGAGCCTCGCTCAAGCTACTGCACAGCAAGAAGAGCAAACTACCAG GTTGGCAGAGGAGAAGGCCACCCTGTTGAAGCAGTGTGAGGAGAGTGTTTCAGCAAAGGTTGATGAGAAGGAGCAGCTTACGCTTCAGTTGGAGGAGACGAAGCAAGAGCTGCTGCTCACCAAAAACCAG CTCAGTTCAGCGGATCAGTTCCTGAAGGTCCAGGAGCAACTGAGAGCTGAGCTgcagaaacaaataaagacGATGTCAGACAATGATGAGGAACACAAAAAGTTGCATGATAAGAAATCCGAAGAGCTTAAACAGTTGGAGGATGAACTAAAGGATCTGCAGAGCCACACACAAGAGCAGGAGAAGCAGTTCAGAGAGGCTGAAGCTCAGATTTTGTCTCTGGTAAAACAAAAGGCTGAGCTGGAAAATGCAGTtcaagagacaaagaaagaggcTGAG AACCTCCAGCAAGCTCACACTGAGAAGATCAACAACCTTCTGGAGCAGATAGCTTCGTTGGAAGAGGAGTTAACGGCTAGCAAAGATGCAGCAGAGAAGCTTCCAGTCTTGAAGAATGAACTGGCAGTGGTCATCCAGTCCCATGCTGACCTTAAGAAGCATCTAGAAACTCTTGAGGCGAGTCACTTCTCCATGATTGAAATCAAGTGCACTTTGGAGAACACCCTTGCTGAGAAAATCAATCTGATCTTTACATTGGAGAAAGAAATCAAAGAGCTCACAGAGAAGACGATGTTGGATGTTGAAAACTTCCTCAACAAAGAGAAGATCCTCAAAGAGAAGCTTGAAGCCGCAAAAAAATCGGTGACTGCTGCTAAAACAGAATCGAGTTCTCGACGGGAGCAGATCAAGACCATGAAGACGACTCTGTCGGCTGCGTCACGAGGCTTAGAAGAGAGAGACGGCTCGATAAAGAGTCTGAAGGAGAAGCTGAATAAAGCAGAGGCAGAGCAGGTCAAAACATCAGATCTCCTGAAGGAGAAGATGGTTGCCATGAACAAAATAAAG GTTCAGCTGGAGATGCTGCAAATGGACCTGGAGGACAACGAGACAGTCATGAACTCTTTTGAAAGTAAGGTAGAGGAGCTAAAGGAAGCCTTGGAGTCATTGGAGGCTCAGCTAGCTCACAACCAAACTCAGATGTTTGCCATGGAGGCCAGGCTGGAGGACAGCAAAGCCCAG GTCTCTGTCTTGGAAACCCGGTTAGAGGAGGTCCAGTCGCAGAACTCCGTGCTGGAGACACAGTATGTCACAGCTAAGgaggagctgatggagaggaGCTGGGAAATAACTCGTCTGGAAGAGGACGCTGTTGAACAaaaacagctggaggagaaTGTTGCTACTTTAGAGTCTAAACTCGGCCAGACCACAGAGGAAAATATCAAGTTAGTGACAACGCTCAGGCAGACAATCGAGGACAAAGACCGTAATCTTAACCAGTTacaagaggagaaaaacaacctTGAGACTACTTTGACACAGTTAAGAAATGAAAAAGAGCAAGTAGAAACTGAAGCGATTCAAGTCAATGCGGAGAAGAAACAGCTGGAAGCCAGTTTAGACAAGCTGTCTGAGGAGAACAAACAACTGCAGACCAACATTCAGCAGTTAACTCAAGAAAAGCAGAAGATTGATCAAATGACTGtagagaaacaggaagctgaaTCGACCCTTAGACAAGTTATGGAGCAGAAAGCCCAAATAGATATTGCGCTCAATCTGATAAACGAGGAAAAATGCCAAATCGAGGCTAAACTAACTGAGCTAGTCATTAACTTGAATCAAGTAGTTGAGGAAAAGCTTCAGCTGGTGGGTAACTATAAGGAGCTGACTGAAGAGAACATCAAACTACATTCTAGTGTTAATCAAATAACCGAAGAGAAGCTGCAGTTACaagaaataatagaaaaacacGAAGAAGAGGCAGCTTCACGTAAAGAGCGGCTCGAGGGGGCGCACCGAGAGAG GATCCAACAGTTTGAGGCAGAGCAGGCAGAACTGCATCAGAAGTTGTCGGGCTTACAGGAGGAGCTAACTGTGTTCAAGCAGCAGTACGACTCGCTGCTGGAGCAGGTGGGCCAACAGCACCGCCTCATACAGCAGCTCTCAGAATCACAGGGAACCCACAAGGTCCCTGCAGACAAAATCAGCCACATGGAGACTCAGGAGACAGATATTGGTG cagaagcagcaggacACTCTGACTTAGAGCCAGCACTTGATACAAGCATCAATGCTGAATGCCTTCCAGTAAAGGGACAGCTGTCCCCAACAGTAGCTGAACTGGGTGCACCTTCCCACCAGTCTGACGAGGCATTCGG TGAGACAGAGCTGGTGTTCAAGGAGGACGTCGTTGAACAAGAGACGGTCCAACAACTGGACGTGGAAAGGAAGGAACGTGCGGCCGCTACGATGGGTGGCGAGGAGCAGCATCAACAACAACCCTTCGATCAG TTTTCTGAAAACAGCAGTAGTCCTAAAGATGTTCTTGGAAGTAATCctgaaatattcaatatttctcTACCATCTTCCTCTGTTGGGGAGACCAGACAGTTAGAATCCTCTG CAGCAGAGTCATTCCAGGAACAAGATGACCTCAACCACTTCACGGAAATTATCTCAAAGCAAGAACTCCAGACCTTACGCTCTGAGTTTGAGCTGCTTAGTTCTGACCTCACACTGAGAATGGAGTTGACTTCTGAACTGGAAGTCCAAGTTCAAAACTTAGAAACTAAAGTTCatgcagcagaggaagaggcacaGGGTTCAGCAAATAAGCTGAAGATTGCTTTGGAGGAGAATAAAGTTGTTGCTGACCAG ATGGCTCAACAGTCAGAAGAAAGGGAGACATTAAGTCTGCAGCTCCAAACGGCTAAATTCCAGTTGGATGATCTTATGGAGATGCTGGGAGGATTGGAAATGGCCAACG GTGGCTGGGACGAGAAATTCCTTCAGCAGGAGAGTGAGCTGAGGAGAGTTCGCTCTGAGAAAGCCAACCTGGAGCAGCACATCCTGGGCATGGAGTCTGAGCTGGAGACCTTACAGGGCGAGAAGAACAAACTGGGGGATGAGATGGAGATCCGGAGGAAGACTTGTTccagcatggagcagcagatACAAACAATTacgaaggag ACAACCCAACTAAGGTCTGAACTTGTGTCCTGCACTGAGGAGCGAGATGACCTGAACCAGTCTTTGGGCCAGTGGAGAGAGAAAGTTCACAGTCTGGAGAAGACTAACTGTGACACCAGAAACCTGATTTCCATCCTGGAAGATGACATCagagcagggaggaaggagtATGAAGCCCTGCAAAGCCGCATGGAGAAACTGAAGACCGAGAGGCAACAG CTTCTGGAACAGATGAAATCACTGGAACAGGCAATATCCCAACAGAGTGAAGAAAGACAAGAGCTTATCAGCCAGCTGGACAAGCTCACAACAGACCACACCTCGGCCAATCATGACTCTGAGTCCATGGTCGGCAAGATCCAG GCTTTAGAGGGAGAAGTTTGCCGTCTCTCACAGTCTCTGGAGTCTTCTCTACTTGAAAAGGCAGAGATCGCCTCTCGTCTGAACTCGACACAAGACGAGGTCCGGCAGATGAGGACGGGTATTGAAAAGCTCCAAGTCCGCATAGAGTCGgacgagaggaagaaaaagaagatgggAGAGCTTCTCAAAG ctgccCAGAGGAAGTCCGACTCACTGCAAGATCGCATTGATGCTCTGGAGCGAGAGAAGGAAGACGAAGAGCAAAGTCTAGAAGAAGCTGTGTTACAG GCCGAAACAGCCAAAGATGAGctagaggaggaaaggagaaag GTggcggaggagaagagagagctCAGAGAGAAACTATTGGAGCTCTCTGCCAAGCTGGAAAACCTTAGATCTGAAAAAGAACATATGGAGAGGGagctggaaacaaaaaacagagagaTAGAAGAACTGAAGGCCGTtaaggaggagctggagagggggTTGGAGAGGGCTGAGGTGGatagaagagaggaagacgaaAGACAGAAATGCAGGGTAGAAGAGCTGAAGAAAGGAATGAAGGAGGAAGCAGAAAGGCTCACGAGTCAAATGGATGACCTCCAGGCACAGTTATTGGCCTCTCGGCAGAGAGAGATCTCCCTTGAACAAAAGAGTGCAGAAACGGAAGGGGAGAAAGGGCAAATGCAGTCTGTTCTGGTcaagatggagaaagaaaaaataactcTGCAATCTTCTCTGGAGGAGTGCGAGACAGTGCTCCGCTCTCAGGGAGAggagtggaagaaagagagaaataccCTGAGGACCAGTATTGTGGCTTtggaagaagaaatgaagaagCTTGAAACGCTCATAAAAGCTAAAGAGGAAGCGAGAGAAATGTTGGAGAGGGAGGCAAATCAGAGAGACGCCACAGTACAATCCATCTTGTCTGTCATGGTGGAAAAAGAAcagataaaagaagaaaatggaagactggcggaggagaaagagaaactgCAGTCAACCCTGTTTTCAGTAGAACAGGATCGAGATAATCTGCATTGCACTCTTGCATCTGTTGAGGAAGAGAACGAGAGACTGAAGCAAGAGAGGGGGATGCTAGCTGATGAGAAGGAGACGCTCCAGTCTAGTCTCTCCTTGCTAGAAAAGGAGAAATATAACATGCAACAAACTCTTTCTTCattaaaggaagaaaagaaaagaatagagGAGCAGAAATGGATGTTAGATGCTGAAAAGCAAGACTTGCAGTCTTCCCTTTCTTTGATTGAAGTGGAGAAAAATAACCTATCTTCAGCTCTTTCTTCACTGGAACAAGAGAAGCAACaagcagaagaggagaaaaagaaagttacAGAAGCACGAGAGACTCTTCAGTCTACAGTGGCCTCTACAGAGAAGGAGCTGGAAGCATCTAAAGTGTCTGCTGCACAGCTCAGTGAGCAG GTGTCAAAGCTAACATCTCAGGTCGCTCGTCAGTCTAAGGAGAGGGACTCTGCCCTGAGCAAGATGGGTCTTTGGATGAAGACCTGCAAACAACTGGAGCAGGAGAAGCAAGAGATGTTAAACCGCTCAG GTGATGGAAAGAGCAGTGAAGCGGTGCAGACTGAGGGAAACCAGCTGAAGATGGAGGCAGAGAAGAGAACGAAGGAAATGGAAGAGCTGAACACTGCCCTGCAGCAGAAGAGTGTGGAGGCAGAAGAAAAAACTATGGAGGTGGAAGAACTTGAGGCTGCCCTCGATGGAAGGAAGAAGGAGTTGGAAGAGAGAAACTCAGAGCTGGGGATGATGAAGAGTGAGTTGGATGAATTGAATAAACTCCTGGAGGAGAAAAGCAGGGAGGCAGATGAGAGCGTCGATAAATACTGCGGTCTGATGGTTAAAGTCCACAAACTGGAAGAGACTAATGATGCACTGACAACCCGGCTGGAGCAGCTCACCGCTAGCCACCGCGTTAACGAAGCTAAAGTCCCCACGAGCAGCACTGGCGATACTCGCCGTCGGCGGTCAGGAAGGAAGTCTTCCTCCAACCACCAGGAAGAACTGGATAACAACACTGAAAACATTTCTCCTTCAACACCTCAGAGGTCTCCTCAGGGTTCCTCTTCAGTGAAAAGGGGACACCGTGACATCAGTAATAAAGACAGTGCGCAGGAGGCCCTGCACAACCTGACAAAGAAGATCAAAGCCAACGCCGTGACGACACCCAAACCAAGAACTGGACAGGAAGATGAGTTCAAACCAGAGGGACTTCCTGAGCGGGTGCAGAGAG GTTTTGCTGACATTCCTCTGGGGGAAGCCAGTCCATTCATCATGAGGAGAACCACAGTGAAGCGCTGCAGTCCTCGACTGGCTGCCAAGCAGACTGCTCACACACCTGCATCTGACGGCAcg ACTTTGGGGTCCACATCCCTCCGGAGCCCTtccaacaggaagtgtgtcTCCCCAAGTGACGAGGATGAACCTAAGACACcggagcagaaagagagacaagaagACAACTGTCATGTCCAGTAG